A region of Streptomyces sp. R44 DNA encodes the following proteins:
- a CDS encoding DUF2637 domain-containing protein: MSEDRITQRTVTVVMGIIAALAFVFSFGNVWALALRLGVPAPIAPLIAPMVDLSVVGLLVALRYLSLRGVPSEQMKAATRLMHVSGLLTLALNIAEPIAAQHYGRAAVDAVAPVLLLGWGAVGPQLLRSFHTVGTDAADQAPADDTEPAHEPAPASVATEPAPSPAAPAPVTAPAPVAPAPAVSAPAVKVPEPLLTEARSIAASHHTEHGEPISADQLKRRLGIGLPMATALHAAL; the protein is encoded by the coding sequence ATGTCTGAGGACCGGATCACCCAGCGCACCGTGACCGTGGTCATGGGCATCATCGCCGCCCTGGCGTTCGTCTTCTCCTTCGGCAACGTCTGGGCCCTGGCCCTGCGCCTGGGCGTCCCCGCCCCCATCGCGCCCCTCATCGCCCCCATGGTCGACCTGTCCGTGGTCGGGCTCCTGGTCGCCCTGCGCTACCTCTCCCTGCGCGGCGTCCCGTCCGAGCAGATGAAGGCGGCCACGCGTCTCATGCACGTTTCCGGACTGCTGACCTTGGCCCTCAACATCGCCGAGCCCATCGCCGCCCAGCACTACGGCCGCGCCGCTGTCGACGCGGTGGCCCCGGTGCTGCTCCTCGGCTGGGGAGCGGTCGGCCCACAGCTCCTGCGCTCCTTCCACACGGTCGGCACCGATGCCGCCGACCAGGCTCCCGCTGACGACACGGAACCGGCTCACGAGCCCGCCCCGGCCTCCGTCGCTACGGAACCCGCCCCGTCGCCTGCGGCCCCGGCCCCAGTCACCGCCCCGGCTCCCGTGGCGCCGGCCCCAGCCGTGTCTGCGCCTGCGGTCAAGGTGCCTGAGCCGCTGCTGACCGAAGCGCGCTCCATCGCCGCGTCCCATCACACCGAACACGGCGAACCCATCTCCGCGGACCAGCTCAAGAGGCGACTCGGCATCGGCCTGCCCATGGCCACTGCCCTCCACGCCGCCCTGTAG